Genomic DNA from Peribacillus simplex:
AAGCAAAAACCCACTTGCAAAAAACACGGTCAAAAAGCTAAAAATGAGTGTAGGATTAAATATATCCGGTAATTCAAGGCCGGAAAATATATCATTAAACAAGATAAATAAGAATGTTAGCCCCCCGAATATAATTAATCCATATAAATAGACTGTTTCTAATGGAACCCCAAATAACTCCATCTCTTTCATCCTTTAAATTCGATTTTTTCCAAGCCGCTTACTATTTTTTTAGGACCTGGGATAAGCGTTTTACCAGCATTGATAGTCTTTTGTTATAATCACCTCCATTTACTTCGCTTACCATTCATACGAATGATGCATTAAAAAAGTTTCATTTATTTTCCAAGTTTTGAATTTTACCCTTGTTTTCACTTACAAACAATGTAGTCTAATAAATCATTAATGAATTAAAATCCATAATATCATTGACAGTGTTTAGTTAACATATTAAAATTCTTTATATGTTAACTCGCCATATAAATAGGTTTACATTAGGGGGAAGCACAATGAAGGAACGTCATGAGAAGTTAAGAATGATGATGGTTACAGCTTTATTTGCAGCACTTATAGGGATACTTGCCCAAATTACAATTCCACTGCCTTTAGTACCGATTACAGGACAGACTCTAGCAGTCGGACTGGCAGCAACGATACTCGGTTCACGTTATGGAACTTCTTCCGTTTTATTATACTTGTTCATAGGGGCAGCGGGAGTGCCGGTATTCGCTGAAATGTCTGGAGGATTAGCTAAGATATTCGGTCCGACAGGCGGTTATTTATTATCCTATATCCCGACAGTATATATAACGGGTTTGATATTGGAAAAAATCCGTTTCTCAGTTGCAATGGCTTTCCTGGCAAATACAATCGGGATGATAATTACTTTGGTCATCGGTACGGTTTGGTTAAAATATATGAGTTCATTATCTTGGCCAGTGGCGTTTGCCAGCGGTTTTACTCCATTTATAATCGTAGGTGTTTTAAAGGCATTCCTTGCGTCATGGCTTGGCATTACAATCCGTTCAAGGTTAGCCTCTGCTAATATGCTGCCAAAAAATAATGCACCACTTTCCCAATGATGGGTAAATGAAAGGGAGGGTACCGATTGTGGTACACTCCCTTTCATTATATTCAAACTCCCGAACACTTTCACAAAAAAAAAGACTCTTAAATAAGAATCTTTTTACAAGTAATTATTGCGGTCCTATCCCCATAAGTCCGAATATGAATAGCAAATGTATATGATCCCCTTTGCTAACCGTAATCATTTTACTATAGTAACAGTAATTTGACAACCATTGAGGATACACATGAACTTGCTGCCATTTCATTGTTCAAGGAAGAATATGGTAACTGTTTTAGTTACTTATTATTCACTTTATATTCTTTTTTCGTACCATCTTCGAAAATGACCTCTAAATCAAATTCTTGATAGTCATCCTTCAAATTAAAAGCTTTTGTCACTTCTTGAATGACTTCCTCCTCTGATGAATCTTTGGTGAATGTCAATTTTTCCAGAATCGGGGTCAATTCTTTCATTGCTTCATCACCGTGAACTTCATGCTTGTTAAGTTTGTCCTCGATCGAAGCTTCTGTTTGAGCTCCCATTGTATCATATTCAGCTTCGTATTCGTTATCATTGCCTGTATAATCCACTTCCAATTGAAAATCCTTATAAGTGAAAGGCAGTTTTTCATTATTATCCGTTCCCGTTTCAGGATTATTATCAGCTTGATTTTCATTTTCCTGAACCGGCGGGTTTTTCAATTCATCGTTATCTTCGCCGCATCCAGCCAACACTAGCATAGCGGCAAACGGCACTGATAATATTTTGATTGATCTTCTCATTAGTTTTTTCCTCCTTTAGTCTGTATACCTTATTTATTTCCTACCAGAGGTCAATTAAAACTCAAGAATTCCTCAAATACATCAAATCGACCAAGTGATCATAGTGGAAGGATATAAAACAATACCGCAAAAAAGTGTGTGACAGATCCCCCAAGCACGAATACATGCCAAACCGCGTGATGAAACGGAAAACCGCGCCAAACATAAAATATGGCTCCAATAGTATAAAGCAATCCCCCTGCAATCAGTAACTGGATACCCGCTGAAGGCATCGTTGCCGTAAGTGGTCCCCAAACGATAACGATCATCCATCCCATTGCAATATAGAGAATCGTCGAAAGGAAGAGGAATTTTTTCACATAGAAAGCCTTGAAGACGACCCCAATTATTGCAACTCCCCAAATTATACCCAGGAGTGTCCAGCCTAGTGACCCTTGGATCACTAGAAGCATGATGGGCGTGTATGTTCCTGCAATGAATATATATATGGCTGAATGATC
This window encodes:
- a CDS encoding biotin transporter BioY; the protein is MKERHEKLRMMMVTALFAALIGILAQITIPLPLVPITGQTLAVGLAATILGSRYGTSSVLLYLFIGAAGVPVFAEMSGGLAKIFGPTGGYLLSYIPTVYITGLILEKIRFSVAMAFLANTIGMIITLVIGTVWLKYMSSLSWPVAFASGFTPFIIVGVLKAFLASWLGITIRSRLASANMLPKNNAPLSQ
- a CDS encoding YusW family protein; the encoded protein is MRRSIKILSVPFAAMLVLAGCGEDNDELKNPPVQENENQADNNPETGTDNNEKLPFTYKDFQLEVDYTGNDNEYEAEYDTMGAQTEASIEDKLNKHEVHGDEAMKELTPILEKLTFTKDSSEEEVIQEVTKAFNLKDDYQEFDLEVIFEDGTKKEYKVNNK
- the trhA gene encoding PAQR family membrane homeostasis protein TrhA, coding for MANTHVYTKKEEVVNAITHGVGVLLSIAALVFLIIFSAQTGSTWHIVISVIYGVSMLLLYVSSTLVHSFPEGRTKDIFEIFDHSAIYIFIAGTYTPIMLLVIQGSLGWTLLGIIWGVAIIGVVFKAFYVKKFLFLSTILYIAMGWMIVIVWGPLTATMPSAGIQLLIAGGLLYTIGAIFYVWRGFPFHHAVWHVFVLGGSVTHFFAVLFYILPL